Proteins found in one Pseudomonas sp. P8_241 genomic segment:
- the moaB gene encoding molybdenum cofactor biosynthesis protein B: MKAKADVPFAPLNIAVLTVSDTRTLETDTSGQVFVDRLTAAGHNLAARVLLKDDLYKIRAQVAHWIADDVVQVVLITGGTGFTGRDSTPEAVSCLLDKQVDGFGELFRQISVADIGTSTVQSRALAGLANGTLVCCLPGSTSAVRTGWDGILGEQLDSRHRPCNFVTHLKQAAPCESRG, encoded by the coding sequence ATGAAAGCCAAGGCTGATGTGCCTTTCGCACCGCTGAACATCGCCGTACTGACTGTCAGCGATACCCGTACCCTGGAAACCGATACATCCGGCCAGGTCTTCGTCGACCGCCTGACCGCTGCCGGCCATAACCTCGCTGCCCGGGTTCTGCTCAAAGATGACCTCTACAAAATTCGTGCGCAAGTGGCTCACTGGATCGCTGACGATGTCGTGCAAGTCGTGCTGATCACCGGCGGCACAGGGTTTACCGGGCGTGACAGTACGCCGGAAGCGGTGAGTTGCCTGCTGGACAAGCAGGTAGATGGTTTCGGTGAACTGTTCCGTCAGATATCGGTGGCTGACATCGGTACCTCGACTGTTCAGTCCCGGGCGTTGGCCGGTCTGGCTAACGGCACGCTGGTTTGCTGCTTGCCGGGTTCGACCAGCGCCGTGCGCACAGGGTGGGATGGCATTCTTGGTGAGCAACTGGATTCGCGGCATCGCCCTTGCAATTTCGTGACCCATTTGAAACAGGCTGCCCCTTGTGAATCCCGTGGGTAA
- the mobA gene encoding molybdenum cofactor guanylyltransferase MobA, which yields MTPNTQLPPCSILLLAGGRGQRMGGQDKGLLEWHGEPLIAHLYQKTRAMTDDLIISCNRNLEKYAPYADRLVHDDEGDFPGPLAGIRAGLNAARHPHLLVLPCDVPRVDAQLLDSMLNTAQLHPDKPLMLRHDEHWEPLLCVIPVMLKAAFETAWNEGERSPGRLMRKLGATALQCPDNDPRLANLNTPELLSTDYTVTE from the coding sequence ATGACCCCAAATACACAGCTGCCGCCCTGTTCCATACTGCTCCTGGCGGGTGGCCGCGGCCAACGGATGGGCGGTCAGGATAAAGGCTTACTGGAATGGCACGGCGAGCCGCTGATTGCTCATCTGTATCAAAAGACCCGCGCGATGACCGATGACCTGATCATCTCCTGCAACCGCAATCTGGAGAAATACGCGCCCTATGCCGACCGGTTGGTCCATGACGATGAAGGTGACTTCCCCGGCCCGCTGGCCGGGATCCGAGCAGGTCTGAACGCCGCTCGCCATCCACATCTTCTGGTATTGCCGTGCGACGTTCCGCGTGTTGATGCGCAGCTGCTCGACAGCATGCTCAATACCGCGCAACTGCATCCAGACAAACCGTTGATGCTGCGGCATGACGAGCACTGGGAACCGCTCTTGTGCGTGATACCCGTGATGCTCAAGGCAGCGTTCGAAACCGCCTGGAATGAGGGTGAACGCAGTCCCGGGCGCCTGATGCGCAAGCTCGGTGCGACCGCACTGCAATGCCCTGACAATGACCCTCGGCTGGCCAACCTTAATACACCAGAATTGCTAAGCACTGACTACACTGTGACAGAGTGA
- a CDS encoding YgdI/YgdR family lipoprotein, which yields MTQRTLATFMLALGLATLAGCASPTVITLNDGREIQAVDAPHYDEESGFYEFEQLDGKQTRINKDQVRTVKEL from the coding sequence ATGACACAACGGACCCTCGCCACTTTCATGCTCGCACTTGGCCTCGCGACCCTTGCCGGTTGTGCATCGCCGACGGTGATCACTTTGAACGACGGTCGCGAAATCCAGGCCGTCGACGCACCGCACTACGACGAGGAATCGGGTTTCTACGAGTTCGAGCAGCTGGATGGCAAGCAAACCCGCATCAACAAGGATCAGGTTCGTACCGTCAAGGAGCTGTAA
- a CDS encoding pseudouridine synthase: MSTSSFSAAHNQASTLYLPPGPWLTVLDCLCEHFSAIGREQWLDRIARGRVLDGQGLPIALDLAYKEGLRIHYFREVPDEKPIPVTESILYADEHLVVADKPHFLPVTPAGEYVEQTLLRRLIRRLDNPHLVPLHRIDRHTAGLVLFSANPQSRSAYQSLFPTRQIEKRYEAIAGALPQHVFPLVHKSRLVDGEPFFRMKEGPGASNTETAVEVREKQGDLWRYGLYPVTGKKHQLRVHMTALGASICNDPFYPVVLKDAQDDYANPLKLLAQGLKFIDPVTGQERAFESEITLNW, from the coding sequence ATGTCCACTTCTTCTTTTTCCGCGGCACACAACCAAGCCAGCACGCTTTATCTGCCGCCGGGCCCTTGGTTGACCGTGCTCGATTGCCTGTGTGAACACTTCAGCGCCATCGGCCGCGAACAATGGCTGGACAGAATCGCTCGTGGTCGCGTCCTGGATGGTCAAGGCCTGCCGATCGCCCTGGATCTTGCTTACAAGGAAGGTTTGCGCATTCACTATTTCCGAGAAGTCCCGGACGAAAAACCGATCCCGGTAACCGAATCGATTTTGTATGCGGACGAGCATCTGGTGGTTGCCGACAAACCACATTTTTTGCCGGTGACTCCGGCGGGTGAATATGTGGAGCAGACGCTTCTCAGACGTTTGATCCGTAGGCTGGATAATCCGCATCTGGTTCCGTTGCATCGTATTGATCGGCATACCGCTGGGCTGGTGCTGTTTTCTGCCAACCCGCAAAGTCGTTCGGCCTATCAGTCGTTGTTTCCGACGCGCCAGATCGAAAAGCGCTATGAGGCAATCGCTGGGGCATTACCGCAACATGTTTTCCCATTGGTCCATAAAAGCCGGCTTGTCGATGGCGAACCGTTCTTTCGCATGAAGGAAGGGCCGGGGGCAAGCAATACTGAAACAGCTGTGGAGGTCAGGGAGAAACAGGGTGATCTCTGGCGGTATGGGTTGTATCCAGTGACCGGCAAGAAACACCAGCTACGGGTGCATATGACGGCTCTGGGAGCCAGCATCTGCAACGATCCGTTTTATCCCGTGGTACTCAAGGATGCGCAAGATGACTACGCCAACCCACTGAAACTGCTGGCGCAGGGTCTGAAGTTCATCGATCCGGTAACAGGCCAGGAAAGAGCATTCGAGAGTGAAATCACCCTGAATTGGTGA
- a CDS encoding transcriptional regulator produces MVNVEQLKNSVNRMSAEVVREAVLELQLDGLVTERKTPFNKTHFNTCFAEIEALFQRAGYHRQLDVVGYEGLLYALYDPVRWEAVDVLRWLKEYTEAAALKQISA; encoded by the coding sequence GTGGTCAATGTCGAACAATTGAAGAACAGCGTGAACCGCATGTCCGCCGAGGTCGTGCGCGAAGCGGTCCTTGAGTTACAGCTGGACGGCCTGGTGACCGAGCGCAAGACGCCCTTCAACAAAACCCATTTCAATACCTGTTTCGCAGAAATCGAAGCGTTGTTCCAGCGCGCGGGCTATCACCGGCAACTGGACGTCGTCGGCTATGAGGGTTTGTTGTATGCACTCTACGATCCGGTTCGCTGGGAGGCGGTCGATGTGTTGCGCTGGCTCAAGGAGTACACGGAAGCGGCAGCACTGAAGCAGATTTCGGCCTGA
- a CDS encoding glutaredoxin family protein: MPPECQLFGTLGCHLCEVAEAMLMEFVERGLLVELVDIAEDETWFAAYSLRIPVLRRVDTGAELGWPFSADEVVCFLR, translated from the coding sequence ATGCCTCCTGAATGTCAGTTGTTCGGCACCCTAGGGTGTCATCTCTGTGAAGTGGCTGAAGCCATGCTGATGGAGTTCGTCGAACGCGGACTGCTGGTGGAGCTGGTGGATATCGCTGAGGACGAAACGTGGTTCGCAGCGTACAGCTTGCGAATCCCGGTACTTCGACGGGTGGATACCGGCGCCGAACTAGGCTGGCCATTCAGCGCCGATGAAGTGGTTTGCTTCCTGCGTTAA
- a CDS encoding ammonium transporter, with protein MENLQSAVDSLVHSSNTLFILIGAVMVLAMHAGFAFLEVGTVRQKNQVNALSKILSDFAVSTLAYFFIGYWISYGVTFLHPAAELNADHGYGLVKFFFLLTFAAAIPAIVSGGIAERARFVPQLCATVLIVAFIYPFFEGMVWNGNLGLQVWLLERFGASFHDFAGSVVVHAMGGWLALAAVLLLGPRNGRYREGRLVAFAPSSIPFLALGSWILIVGWFGFNVMSAQTLQGVSGLVAVNSLMAMVGGTMAALIVGRNDPGFLHNGPLAGLVAICAGSDLMHPVGALVTGAIAGALFVWCFTAAQGKWHIDDVLGVWPLHGLCGAWGGIACGIFGQSALGGLGGVSMISQLIGTALGVLVALIGGFTVYGIIKAFHGLRLSQEEEYYGADLSIHKIGAVSQD; from the coding sequence ATGGAAAATCTGCAAAGCGCTGTGGACAGTCTGGTCCATAGCTCCAACACGCTGTTTATTTTGATCGGCGCGGTCATGGTCCTGGCCATGCACGCCGGTTTTGCCTTTCTGGAAGTCGGGACGGTCCGACAAAAGAACCAGGTCAATGCGCTGTCGAAAATCCTCAGCGACTTCGCCGTGTCGACCCTCGCCTACTTCTTTATAGGCTATTGGATTTCCTATGGGGTGACCTTCTTGCACCCGGCGGCTGAACTCAACGCCGATCATGGCTACGGGCTGGTCAAATTCTTCTTTCTGCTGACCTTTGCAGCAGCAATTCCAGCGATCGTTTCCGGCGGCATTGCCGAGCGTGCGCGGTTTGTGCCTCAGTTATGTGCAACCGTGTTGATCGTGGCCTTCATTTATCCGTTCTTTGAAGGCATGGTCTGGAATGGCAACCTTGGACTGCAAGTCTGGTTGCTGGAGCGCTTTGGCGCCAGTTTCCATGATTTCGCTGGTTCTGTAGTGGTTCATGCCATGGGCGGTTGGCTGGCATTGGCGGCGGTCTTGTTGCTCGGGCCGCGAAATGGCCGCTATCGGGAAGGACGACTGGTCGCGTTCGCGCCATCGAGCATTCCGTTTCTGGCCTTGGGCTCCTGGATCCTGATTGTCGGCTGGTTCGGCTTCAACGTGATGAGCGCGCAAACCTTGCAGGGTGTCAGTGGCCTGGTGGCAGTGAACTCGTTGATGGCCATGGTCGGCGGCACGATGGCCGCACTGATCGTTGGCCGCAATGACCCGGGCTTCCTGCATAACGGCCCACTGGCGGGACTGGTGGCGATCTGTGCCGGTTCTGACCTGATGCACCCTGTGGGAGCGTTGGTGACCGGGGCAATCGCTGGCGCGCTGTTCGTCTGGTGCTTCACTGCCGCCCAAGGCAAATGGCACATCGACGATGTGTTGGGCGTGTGGCCGTTGCATGGTTTGTGCGGTGCGTGGGGCGGGATTGCCTGTGGCATCTTCGGCCAAAGTGCCTTGGGCGGTTTGGGCGGGGTCAGCATGATCAGCCAGTTGATCGGCACAGCACTGGGCGTTTTGGTTGCACTGATCGGTGGGTTCACTGTGTACGGCATTATCAAAGCGTTTCATGGACTGCGCCTGAGCCAGGAAGAGGAGTACTACGGCGCGGACCTGTCGATCCACAAGATCGGTGCTGTGAGTCAGGATTGA
- a CDS encoding DUF883 family protein, which produces MASLKAKTAQEILMNDFQTLVSDTERLLEHTATLAGDQADELREQIHDSLLRARETLKLTEDSLRERGQAAVSATEEYVQANPWQSVGIAAGVGFLIGLLASRR; this is translated from the coding sequence ATGGCCAGCCTCAAGGCAAAGACTGCTCAAGAAATCCTGATGAACGACTTCCAGACCCTGGTCAGCGACACCGAACGGTTGCTCGAACACACCGCCACCCTGGCGGGTGATCAGGCCGATGAGTTGCGCGAGCAGATCCACGACAGTCTTTTGCGCGCCCGCGAAACCTTGAAACTGACCGAGGACTCCCTGCGCGAACGCGGCCAGGCTGCAGTAAGCGCGACCGAAGAGTACGTCCAGGCCAATCCTTGGCAATCCGTCGGAATCGCGGCCGGCGTGGGTTTCCTGATTGGTCTGCTGGCCAGTCGCCGCTGA
- a CDS encoding phage holin family protein, with product MAIDEIGSSATGTSSSSRRLAAAFLGLLHSHVELFGIELQEQKARTVSLLLFAGLALVFALLLLVGLSTLVLILFWDTYRLPAIIGLCVFYTLAAIFCGIRLRSAIFDESSPFHGTLEELANDRERLLP from the coding sequence ATGGCTATTGATGAAATCGGCTCGTCTGCGACGGGCACAAGCTCCTCATCGCGGCGCCTGGCTGCCGCATTCCTCGGACTGCTGCACAGCCATGTTGAACTGTTCGGCATTGAACTGCAGGAACAAAAAGCTCGTACCGTAAGCCTCTTGCTCTTCGCAGGGCTGGCATTGGTATTTGCATTGCTGTTACTGGTGGGGCTGTCGACGCTCGTGTTGATACTGTTTTGGGACACTTATCGTCTACCCGCCATCATCGGACTCTGTGTGTTCTACACCCTCGCGGCGATCTTTTGCGGGATCCGCCTGAGATCGGCGATTTTTGATGAGTCTTCACCCTTCCATGGGACGCTTGAAGAGTTGGCCAATGATCGGGAGCGCCTGTTGCCATGA
- a CDS encoding deoxyguanosinetriphosphate triphosphohydrolase → MESMSWDKLLNNTRLGGRPPKSELGRSPFHSDHDKVVFSGAFRRLARKTQVHPLATNDHVHNRLTHSLEVACVGRTLGVRVGQELLNERLIPGQHSASDIGDIVQTACLAHDIGNPPFGHTGEEAIRHWFSSDVGAKMIEHLPFNEATDLRRFEGNAQGFRVLTTSEYHPYEGGMRLTYASLGAFIKYPWLSGDAINLQRPLQNKYGIYCSELDLFNEVADATGLLKLGDGWRCRHPLANLMEVSDDFCYAILDLEDGVEMGILEWDKVFEILCLVLGDHQKNQLVKEIQGMKVGRRLSMVRGKVISAFVDAGAAAFMNNHNEIMTGTVLGILDLCDKNVRECVTAAKGLARDEIFQHPRKVELEIGAYSTISTLLNVSCSAALDYVRKGGVADSKTRRVVELFGLDLKNLDGHAGVSREYGAIMQVLDYVSGMTDNYAMHLARQFNGMGGER, encoded by the coding sequence ATGGAAAGCATGAGTTGGGATAAGTTGCTGAATAACACTCGTCTTGGCGGCCGGCCTCCTAAATCTGAGCTGGGCCGTTCACCTTTCCACTCGGATCATGACAAGGTTGTTTTTTCCGGGGCTTTCAGGCGGCTCGCAAGGAAGACTCAGGTTCATCCTCTCGCTACCAATGACCATGTTCATAATCGACTCACACACAGCCTGGAAGTCGCTTGCGTTGGTCGCACGTTGGGCGTGAGAGTAGGCCAAGAGCTGCTGAATGAAAGACTTATCCCTGGGCAACATTCAGCTTCTGATATTGGTGATATTGTCCAAACTGCTTGTTTGGCTCATGACATTGGTAACCCTCCATTTGGACATACAGGTGAAGAAGCTATTCGTCACTGGTTCTCCAGTGATGTTGGAGCAAAGATGATTGAACACTTGCCATTCAATGAAGCTACTGATTTGCGTCGATTTGAAGGTAATGCCCAAGGGTTTAGGGTTTTAACCACCTCAGAGTATCATCCGTATGAAGGAGGGATGCGCCTGACCTATGCGTCATTGGGGGCTTTCATTAAGTATCCCTGGCTGTCGGGTGATGCTATAAACCTGCAAAGACCTCTCCAGAACAAATACGGTATTTACTGCTCTGAGTTGGATTTGTTCAATGAAGTGGCCGATGCGACTGGTTTGTTGAAACTGGGTGATGGTTGGCGGTGCCGTCATCCGCTGGCTAATCTGATGGAGGTCTCTGATGACTTCTGCTACGCCATTCTTGATTTGGAAGATGGTGTAGAGATGGGCATCCTTGAGTGGGATAAGGTCTTTGAAATCTTGTGCCTTGTCCTTGGTGACCACCAGAAAAATCAGCTTGTCAAAGAAATCCAGGGCATGAAGGTGGGTCGAAGGCTCTCCATGGTTCGCGGAAAGGTCATTTCAGCTTTCGTAGATGCTGGAGCGGCAGCTTTCATGAATAACCACAATGAAATCATGACTGGCACGGTATTAGGTATCTTGGACCTCTGTGATAAGAACGTGCGTGAATGTGTAACAGCTGCCAAAGGTCTTGCCCGAGATGAAATTTTCCAACACCCGCGCAAGGTTGAGTTAGAAATCGGGGCTTATAGCACCATTTCTACGTTGCTTAATGTTAGCTGCTCTGCTGCTTTGGATTATGTCAGAAAGGGCGGTGTAGCTGATTCCAAAACGAGAAGGGTGGTTGAGCTTTTTGGGTTGGACTTGAAAAATTTAGATGGTCATGCGGGTGTTTCCAGGGAGTACGGTGCAATCATGCAGGTTCTGGATTACGTGAGTGGTATGACAGATAACTACGCTATGCACTTGGCTCGCCAATTTAATGGAATGGGCGGAGAGCGTTGA
- a CDS encoding response regulator, with product MADDDLRILLVEDHPFQLRATQYLLESYGFTQLTATDSAKGAMQKMLGAAQPFDILLCDQCLPDLTGLDLVQFASHRGMIRQAILLSSLTSTELDGLEKQATEYGLPLLGYLIKPLKQTEFRNLLTLATL from the coding sequence ATGGCTGACGACGATCTACGCATTCTCCTGGTGGAAGACCACCCCTTCCAGCTCAGAGCGACTCAATACTTGCTGGAAAGTTATGGTTTCACCCAATTGACCGCCACCGACAGTGCCAAAGGCGCCATGCAAAAAATGCTCGGAGCCGCGCAACCCTTTGATATTCTTTTATGTGATCAATGCTTACCTGACTTGACTGGGCTCGACCTGGTGCAGTTCGCCAGTCATCGCGGAATGATCAGACAAGCCATTCTTCTCAGCAGCCTGACATCTACTGAGTTGGACGGGCTCGAGAAACAAGCGACTGAATACGGACTGCCATTGCTCGGATACTTGATCAAACCACTGAAACAAACAGAATTCAGAAATTTATTGACCTTGGCAACATTATAA
- a CDS encoding response regulator transcription factor: MNSVFIVDDHPVIRLAVRMLLEHEGYKVVGETDNGVDAMQMVRECMPDLVILDISIPKLDGLEVLSRFNAMSTPLKTLVLTAQCPTLFGIRCMQSGASGYVCKQEDLSELVSAIKAVLSGYNYFPSEALNPVRGDEARCAELELFKSVNDRELMVLQLFAQGRTNKEIAKGMFLSNKTVSTYKKRLMQKLKAKSLVELIEMAKRNALV; the protein is encoded by the coding sequence ATGAACTCCGTTTTTATTGTCGATGACCACCCAGTCATCCGCCTTGCCGTTCGAATGTTACTGGAACACGAAGGTTACAAAGTTGTCGGCGAAACGGATAACGGGGTCGACGCTATGCAAATGGTTCGCGAATGCATGCCTGACCTCGTCATTCTCGACATCAGCATCCCGAAGCTGGACGGTCTGGAAGTACTTTCCCGTTTCAATGCCATGAGTACCCCGCTGAAAACACTCGTATTGACAGCACAATGCCCGACACTTTTCGGCATTCGCTGCATGCAGTCAGGAGCCTCTGGTTATGTGTGCAAACAAGAGGACCTGAGTGAACTCGTCAGTGCGATTAAAGCGGTGTTATCAGGTTACAACTACTTTCCCAGCGAAGCCTTGAATCCCGTGCGTGGCGATGAAGCACGCTGCGCCGAACTGGAGCTCTTCAAGTCGGTGAACGACCGGGAACTGATGGTGCTGCAACTTTTTGCACAAGGGCGCACCAACAAGGAAATTGCCAAAGGCATGTTCCTCAGCAACAAGACCGTGAGTACTTATAAAAAAAGACTCATGCAAAAACTCAAGGCCAAATCTCTGGTTGAACTCATTGAGATGGCAAAACGCAACGCACTTGTGTGA